From the Egibacteraceae bacterium genome, the window GGGGCGCTGGCAGGCGTGCCCGACGATCTCGCCCGAGTGCTCGGCGCCCCCGACAAGTTTTTTTCCTGGCGCGACCGGGTGCTGGCCGCGGCCGCGTCGGGGGCGGTGTATGGGGTGGCGATCACCGAACGTGGCGCCGGGTCGCGGCTGTCGGCGTTGCGAACGACCTACGAGCCCGAGGCGGACGGCTACCGGCTGCGCGGCCGCAAATCGGTGTGCACCGGAGCTGGCCACCTGGCCGCCTACCTGGTGGCGGCCCGCGCAGCCGACGCCGGACAAGACGAGGACGGACGGGTGTCCTACTTCCTGGTGCCCCACGGCGAGGGGCTGCGTGTCGTCGATGACTGGGACCCCCTGGGGATGCGGGCCACGGCCAGCAACGGCTTGGACCTGGACTGTCACGTGCCCGCTGAGGCGCTGATCGGCGGCGTGGAGGGGCTCGTGCTGCCGCTGGCCTACGCGATGCCGCAGTGGCTGGTGGCCTCCTACGCCGCTGTCTACGTCGGCGTCGCGCGGGCGATCGTGGCCGAGGCGCGCGATTGGGTGGCCTCACGCGTGGTGGCCGGGACCCAAGGCGGGCTGGGCGACGTGGGGTTCGTGCGCGCCCGTCTGGGCCGCGCCGACGCCCAGGTCGAAGCCGCCTGGACAGCGCTGGCGCACGCCGCTGGCCAGGTGGACGAGCGTCCCGGCGAGCCCGACACCAACCGGTGGATATACCGCGCAAAGCTGCTGGCCGGCGACGCGGCCACGCAAGCGGCCACCAGCCTCACCGAGGCTTGCGGCCTCGGACCGCTGCGCCGCGGCACCACCCTAGAGCGGCTGTTCCGCGACGCGCGCAGCGGTGCGATCATGCCGCCATCCAGTGACGTGTGCGCCGACTACCTGGGCACCGCTAGCCTCGGGCGCGACCCCACCACGGGAACCGATGTCCGCCCATGGTGACGGCCAACAAGGCGCCTGCGGGAGGCGGTCTCCCG encodes:
- a CDS encoding acyl-CoA dehydrogenase family protein translates to MNPVAVADGLAGRFAERAGGYDRDASFPVADVDDLREAGLLGLLVPRRLGGSGVGFSGYVEVAATLARGSGATALVFNMHASVTGALAGVPDDLARVLGAPDKFFSWRDRVLAAAASGAVYGVAITERGAGSRLSALRTTYEPEADGYRLRGRKSVCTGAGHLAAYLVAARAADAGQDEDGRVSYFLVPHGEGLRVVDDWDPLGMRATASNGLDLDCHVPAEALIGGVEGLVLPLAYAMPQWLVASYAAVYVGVARAIVAEARDWVASRVVAGTQGGLGDVGFVRARLGRADAQVEAAWTALAHAAGQVDERPGEPDTNRWIYRAKLLAGDAATQAATSLTEACGLGPLRRGTTLERLFRDARSGAIMPPSSDVCADYLGTASLGRDPTTGTDVRPW